A genomic region of Candidatus Dormiibacterota bacterium contains the following coding sequences:
- a CDS encoding sigma-70 family RNA polymerase sigma factor, producing MPDFEERDLVERAKEDPDAFGALYDRYFPQIYRFAYSRVRDQSLAEDVTSEVFFKALRNISRYTYSGHPFSSWLYQITLNAVADHYRGQHGEVELEEGASLPSGAPSVDDEVVRRDRSRRIWSAIDQLPRHQRTAMVLKFGEDKKIDEIAHIMGKSAGAVKLLLHRAVEKLRRELPPEFEAGLT from the coding sequence ATGCCGGATTTTGAAGAGCGGGATCTCGTCGAACGCGCGAAGGAAGACCCCGATGCCTTCGGGGCTCTTTACGATCGCTACTTCCCGCAGATTTATCGCTTTGCGTATTCCAGAGTTCGAGATCAATCATTGGCAGAGGATGTGACGTCGGAGGTGTTTTTCAAGGCGCTGAGGAATATCAGCCGGTACACCTATTCCGGACATCCGTTCTCCTCCTGGCTCTACCAGATTACGCTGAACGCGGTCGCCGATCATTACCGCGGCCAGCACGGCGAGGTGGAGCTCGAGGAAGGTGCCAGCCTGCCCAGCGGGGCGCCGAGCGTGGATGACGAAGTCGTGCGCCGCGACCGCAGCCGCCGCATCTGGTCGGCGATCGACCAGCTGCCCCGGCATCAGCGGACGGCGATGGTGCTGAAGTTCGGCGAGGACAAGAAGATCGACGAGATCGCCCACATCATGGGCAAGAGCGCTGGGGCGGTCAAGCTTCTCCTCCATCGCGCCGTCGAGAAGCTTCGCCGCGAGTTGCCCCCCGAATTCGAGGCTGGGCTCACATGA
- a CDS encoding Ig-like domain-containing protein, translated as MMNDPELEELFQDPAHREVVDLLKMSRPAAAPPLDPNFRTMLRIRLMTEARRTLQPRGAPRGFSFSLRPKALVPAMATVAAGFLIVLGIQVYLHKQPESAMVAVDLSRIQNKTNVATAEPIVIPFSGPVDKTAVADTVVIEPATAVTKQWQGQNLIITPDHPLAPNTTYTVSLKASQTPSAPKQPTVQPTPTVAPSPVVVHFTTVQAPIAPVNPPSYRSANVSYGQENRLADAGTVFNGGWTPAGQLLVTRPSGQPGIGSASPSATATVSGPPAPNAATDVWLMSAQGTPIRLLVQGGSFPAAAPSGGVFAAWQLTSSNQANLGIWDMQGNLQGTVATLDGVPDRAPVWIGSDRIAYVNKGRLAIVDTHGGQVDAHGIRMQHGSLAGSPVSTLLAVESDASSVIDLASGLSNPLPTGATSFAWSAKGVLAFVVPQPSGSLLYTAAGGRDLQRIASSPSGQTWADLSWSPDEASLMLASKPAGASSSASRLMLINADGSALKAFASQQEYSSPRWSSHGDLVLFTRQDEAGGRAFWTANTAPSEVDPAQKQALAEVDKFMQARLQGDSAAALDGLDAAGLRAYQGGASSLLPAAGTKFDRYYAVTVQQTGSNPSKFLVGERIFVSRSGVQRSFFEEQLTLVLKDQRYLVEAVTSTPAVLLGPGPTVLSFDVVPTSPGYQVRVRFDADLRPETVTTDTIQVRDSDGKRVSSTIAFDPDNHMAVLTLTLRPGSTYQLVVLTGVTDINGVTLAQEYHAQVISR; from the coding sequence ATGATGAACGATCCCGAGCTCGAGGAACTGTTCCAGGACCCGGCGCACCGGGAGGTAGTCGACCTCCTGAAGATGTCCCGGCCGGCAGCGGCGCCGCCGCTGGATCCGAACTTCCGGACCATGCTGCGCATCAGGCTCATGACGGAAGCCCGTCGGACCCTTCAGCCGCGAGGAGCCCCGCGAGGGTTCTCGTTCAGCCTCAGGCCGAAGGCGCTGGTGCCGGCGATGGCTACGGTGGCGGCCGGCTTCCTGATCGTGCTCGGCATCCAGGTCTATCTCCATAAGCAGCCCGAGTCGGCCATGGTCGCGGTCGATCTCTCCCGCATCCAGAACAAGACGAACGTGGCGACCGCCGAGCCGATCGTGATCCCCTTCAGCGGACCGGTCGACAAGACCGCGGTGGCCGACACCGTGGTCATCGAGCCGGCCACGGCGGTGACGAAGCAATGGCAGGGCCAGAACCTGATCATCACCCCCGATCACCCGCTCGCCCCCAACACCACCTATACGGTCAGCCTGAAGGCCTCGCAAACCCCGAGCGCGCCCAAACAGCCCACCGTTCAGCCGACGCCGACGGTCGCGCCGTCGCCGGTCGTCGTGCACTTCACCACCGTCCAGGCACCCATCGCCCCGGTCAACCCGCCGTCGTACCGGAGCGCAAACGTGAGTTACGGCCAGGAGAACCGGCTGGCGGACGCCGGCACCGTGTTCAACGGCGGCTGGACGCCGGCCGGCCAGCTGCTGGTCACGCGGCCGTCAGGCCAGCCCGGGATCGGATCGGCAAGCCCGTCGGCAACGGCCACCGTGTCCGGTCCGCCGGCGCCGAACGCGGCCACTGACGTCTGGCTGATGAGCGCGCAGGGCACCCCCATCCGGCTGCTCGTCCAGGGCGGCAGCTTCCCGGCGGCCGCCCCGTCGGGTGGCGTCTTCGCCGCCTGGCAGCTGACCTCGAGCAACCAGGCAAATCTGGGGATCTGGGACATGCAAGGGAACTTACAGGGGACGGTCGCGACGCTCGACGGCGTGCCCGACCGAGCGCCTGTTTGGATCGGGAGTGATCGGATCGCCTACGTCAACAAGGGCCGGCTGGCGATCGTCGACACGCATGGCGGGCAGGTCGATGCGCATGGGATCCGGATGCAGCACGGCAGCCTGGCGGGGTCGCCCGTCAGCACGCTGCTGGCGGTCGAGTCGGATGCGTCCAGCGTGATCGACCTGGCGTCGGGATTGTCAAACCCGTTGCCCACGGGTGCGACCAGCTTCGCCTGGTCCGCCAAGGGTGTTCTGGCCTTCGTCGTGCCACAACCGTCCGGGAGCCTCCTCTACACCGCGGCAGGCGGCAGGGACTTACAGCGCATCGCGAGCAGCCCGAGCGGGCAGACCTGGGCCGATTTGAGTTGGTCTCCGGACGAGGCCTCGCTGATGCTGGCCAGCAAGCCGGCGGGGGCGAGCAGTTCCGCCTCGCGACTGATGCTGATCAACGCGGATGGCAGCGCGCTCAAGGCCTTCGCCTCTCAGCAGGAATATTCGAGTCCCCGCTGGTCATCCCACGGCGACCTCGTGCTCTTCACCCGCCAGGATGAGGCCGGCGGCCGGGCATTCTGGACCGCGAACACCGCGCCTTCGGAAGTCGACCCCGCGCAGAAGCAGGCCCTCGCTGAAGTCGACAAGTTCATGCAGGCGCGCCTGCAAGGCGATAGCGCGGCTGCCCTGGATGGCCTCGATGCCGCCGGACTCAGGGCCTACCAGGGCGGCGCGTCCTCGCTGCTGCCCGCCGCGGGTACCAAGTTCGACCGGTACTATGCGGTGACCGTCCAGCAGACGGGCTCCAATCCAAGCAAGTTCCTCGTGGGCGAGCGCATCTTCGTCTCCCGCTCCGGGGTGCAACGGAGCTTCTTCGAAGAGCAGCTCACCCTGGTCCTCAAGGATCAGCGCTACCTGGTCGAGGCGGTGACCTCGACGCCGGCCGTGCTCCTGGGCCCCGGCCCCACCGTCCTGTCATTCGACGTCGTTCCGACGTCGCCGGGCTACCAGGTTCGCGTCCGGTTCGATGCCGACCTGCGACCGGAGACGGTGACGACCGACACCATCCAGGTCAGAGACTCGGACGGCAAGCGGGTCAGCAGCACGATCGCGTTCGATCCGGACAACCACATGGCGGTCCTCACGCTAACGCTGCGGCCTGGGAGTACCTACCAGCTCGTGGTATTGACGGGTGTGACCGACATCAACGGCGTCACCCTGGCCCAGGAGTACCACGCTCAGGTGATCAGCCGCTAA
- a CDS encoding biotin carboxylase N-terminal domain-containing protein, with amino-acid sequence MASVSKVLVANRGEIALRVMRTCREMGIPTVAVYAEPDARAPHAFFADERMVLNAPTPRQAYLDIEQLVRVAREHGADAIHPGYGFLSENPAFAEACARNGLTFIGPPASSMRAMGDKVEARRRMVAAGVPVVPGTAALADETAALAEAKRIGYPVMVKAAAGGGGIGMRVAKGAEDLPAAFEACRRAAQSSFGSPDVYLERYLEHPRHIEMQVLADDHGTTVALGERECSIQRRHQKLLEETPAVGLTPSRRRAMAEAAVKATAAVDYRNAGTIEFIVSGEEFYFLEMNTRLQVEHPVTESVLGIDLVREQIRIARGEQIPAEGYPQPRGHAIEFRINAEDPLRNFMPTPRRVQRYAPPSGPGVRVDSGIRPHQEISPHFDSLLLKLIVWADDRESAIGRGRRALQEFVLTGPKTTIPFHRAILEERDFVNGRISTSFIQDHPSLIEKTREFEAQHSPFESLYGSGEVAAAIAAGVILGGEG; translated from the coding sequence TTGGCTAGCGTCAGCAAGGTCCTGGTCGCGAACCGCGGCGAGATCGCCCTTCGCGTCATGCGGACCTGCCGCGAGATGGGCATCCCGACCGTCGCCGTCTACGCGGAGCCGGATGCCCGAGCCCCCCACGCTTTCTTCGCCGATGAGCGCATGGTCCTGAATGCCCCAACGCCTCGGCAGGCGTACCTCGACATCGAGCAGCTGGTACGGGTGGCGCGGGAGCATGGCGCCGATGCGATCCATCCCGGATATGGCTTTCTCTCCGAGAATCCCGCCTTCGCGGAAGCCTGCGCCAGGAACGGCCTGACCTTCATCGGTCCGCCGGCGTCGAGCATGCGGGCCATGGGGGACAAGGTCGAGGCCCGTCGCCGTATGGTCGCCGCGGGCGTTCCCGTGGTGCCCGGAACGGCCGCGCTCGCTGACGAGACCGCGGCCCTCGCTGAGGCGAAACGGATCGGCTACCCGGTGATGGTCAAGGCTGCCGCCGGCGGTGGTGGCATCGGCATGCGGGTCGCGAAGGGCGCCGAGGATCTTCCTGCGGCGTTCGAGGCATGCCGCCGGGCGGCGCAGAGTTCCTTCGGCAGCCCCGACGTCTACCTGGAGCGATATCTCGAGCATCCGCGCCACATCGAGATGCAGGTCCTGGCCGACGATCACGGCACCACCGTGGCGCTCGGCGAGCGGGAGTGCTCGATCCAGCGGCGGCACCAGAAGCTGCTCGAGGAGACGCCCGCGGTCGGCCTCACCCCGTCGCGACGTCGTGCCATGGCCGAGGCCGCCGTCAAAGCCACGGCGGCGGTCGACTACCGCAACGCGGGAACGATCGAGTTCATCGTGTCGGGCGAGGAGTTCTATTTTCTGGAGATGAACACGCGGCTCCAGGTCGAACATCCCGTGACGGAGTCGGTCCTCGGCATCGACCTGGTGCGCGAACAGATCCGCATCGCGCGTGGTGAGCAGATCCCCGCGGAGGGGTATCCGCAGCCGCGCGGGCACGCGATCGAGTTCCGGATCAACGCCGAGGATCCCCTGCGCAACTTCATGCCGACCCCGCGCCGGGTGCAGCGCTATGCGCCGCCGAGCGGCCCTGGCGTGCGGGTCGACAGCGGCATCAGGCCGCACCAGGAGATCTCGCCGCACTTCGATTCGCTGTTGTTGAAGCTGATCGTCTGGGCAGACGACCGGGAGTCGGCGATCGGCCGGGGCCGGCGTGCCCTGCAGGAGTTCGTCCTCACCGGGCCCAAGACCACCATTCCGTTCCACCGTGCGATCCTCGAGGAGCGGGACTTCGTCAACGGCCGGATTTCCACCAGCTTCATCCAGGACCACCCGAGCCTGATCGAAAAGACCCGGGAGTTCGAAGCGCAGCACTCACCCTTTGAGTCGCTCTACGGTTCGGGTGAGGTGGCCGCGGCCATTGCCGCGGGCGTGATCCTGGGCGGCGAGGGTTAG
- a CDS encoding pyruvate carboxylase subunit B: MPRVLITETVLRDAQQSLVQGRLKLQHVLPIAKTLDDIGYHALDAWGGWTFAAQVRALKEDPWQRLRAMRAAIVKTPLQMLIRGQTLLGPSHQPDDVVRAFIEQAIEDGIRVVKVFDPLNDLRNLEVPVEVARKGGARVIGALVYSPSPVVDDARMVKSAVRLKALGVDWIGIEDVAGILAPLVARGLSSAITSATKLPVSIHSHSTTALAPISYFAAIEAGATGIDTALSALAWGASQPATETMVASLRDGPYDTGLDLNLIGQASRYFDEIHDEYLEFQDPIAFRNDVDVLQHQLPAPVLAVLIRNLREHNAIDRYDKLMQELLLVRQEMGYPPMAAPINRIAANQALANTLSEKRYQHIDQPFRDYVKGLFGEPPGPIDPEVRKRALGSSNAITLRPADLLQPGIDRARREMKKQGLNPSGIDQVLTYILFPDDAPNILRPAGHRAETPAAAAPASAPTPEPQPPPQPAAVTPGPPASAEPAGREFTVEVDGEPYRVRILGDGAAPAVTAGPAASGPTAAQRAGGDGAIQAPMQGMVVKVKVKPGDKVRLGDVVVVLEAMKMQNDIVATVGGTVREVFAKEGAIVAPNDVLMTIG, encoded by the coding sequence GTGCCCCGGGTCTTGATCACCGAGACTGTGCTGCGCGACGCGCAGCAGAGTTTGGTGCAGGGACGCCTCAAGCTGCAGCACGTGCTGCCCATCGCCAAGACCCTCGACGACATCGGCTACCACGCCCTCGACGCCTGGGGTGGTTGGACGTTCGCCGCACAGGTGCGGGCGTTGAAAGAGGATCCATGGCAGCGGCTGCGCGCGATGCGCGCCGCCATCGTCAAAACGCCGCTGCAAATGTTGATCCGTGGCCAGACGCTGCTCGGGCCGTCACACCAGCCGGACGACGTGGTGCGGGCCTTTATCGAGCAGGCCATCGAAGACGGCATCCGCGTCGTGAAGGTGTTCGACCCGCTCAACGACCTGCGGAACCTCGAGGTACCGGTCGAGGTCGCCCGTAAAGGCGGGGCGCGCGTGATCGGAGCCCTCGTCTATAGCCCGAGCCCGGTCGTGGACGACGCCCGCATGGTCAAATCGGCCGTCCGGCTCAAAGCTCTGGGCGTCGACTGGATCGGCATCGAGGATGTCGCGGGCATCCTGGCGCCCCTCGTTGCCAGGGGACTCTCGAGTGCGATCACGTCTGCCACGAAGCTGCCTGTCAGCATCCACTCGCACTCCACCACGGCGCTGGCCCCCATTTCGTACTTCGCGGCCATCGAAGCCGGTGCCACCGGCATCGATACCGCGCTTTCCGCGCTGGCGTGGGGCGCCTCGCAGCCCGCGACCGAGACCATGGTGGCCAGTCTGCGCGATGGACCGTACGACACGGGCCTCGACCTCAACCTGATCGGCCAGGCGAGCCGGTACTTCGACGAAATCCACGACGAGTATCTCGAGTTCCAGGACCCGATCGCCTTTCGCAACGATGTCGACGTCCTGCAACATCAGCTGCCGGCGCCGGTGCTGGCGGTTCTGATCCGCAACCTCAGGGAACACAACGCCATCGATCGCTATGACAAGCTGATGCAAGAACTCCTCCTGGTGCGCCAGGAGATGGGGTACCCGCCGATGGCCGCGCCCATCAACCGGATCGCGGCGAACCAGGCGCTGGCCAACACGCTGAGCGAGAAGCGGTACCAGCACATCGACCAGCCGTTTCGCGATTACGTGAAGGGCCTGTTCGGCGAGCCTCCCGGTCCCATCGATCCAGAGGTCCGCAAGCGCGCGCTGGGCTCGTCGAACGCGATCACGCTCCGGCCGGCCGACCTGCTGCAGCCCGGGATCGATCGCGCGCGGCGCGAGATGAAAAAGCAAGGTCTGAACCCAAGCGGAATCGACCAGGTGCTCACCTACATCCTCTTCCCGGACGACGCGCCCAACATTCTTCGTCCCGCTGGCCACCGTGCCGAGACGCCGGCGGCGGCGGCGCCGGCGTCGGCCCCGACTCCCGAGCCGCAGCCGCCACCCCAACCGGCCGCGGTCACGCCCGGGCCGCCTGCGTCCGCGGAGCCGGCCGGCCGAGAGTTCACGGTCGAAGTCGATGGCGAGCCATACCGCGTACGGATCCTCGGGGACGGCGCAGCACCCGCCGTCACTGCGGGTCCCGCCGCGTCCGGTCCAACCGCGGCGCAACGCGCCGGTGGCGACGGCGCCATCCAGGCGCCGATGCAAGGCATGGTGGTGAAGGTCAAGGTCAAGCCCGGTGACAAGGTCCGTCTGGGTGACGTGGTCGTCGTGCTGGAGGCGATGAAGATGCAGAACGACATCGTGGCGACCGTCGGCGGGACGGTGCGCGAAGTCTTTGCCAAAGAGGGAGCGATCGTCGCCCCCAACGACGTGTTGATGACGATTGGCTAG
- the purE gene encoding 5-(carboxyamino)imidazole ribonucleotide mutase has product MSEAPLVGIVMGSESDRPTMQRCCEVLEGYGISYEVVVRSAHRDPEGCRQWATQAEGRGLKVLIAAAGGAAHLPGVVAAWSLLPVIGVPMSGGALGGLDALLSMAQMPAGIPVATVAIGEAGARNAAHLATGILALNDPGARAKLIKRREANRSPKPS; this is encoded by the coding sequence ATGAGCGAGGCGCCGCTGGTCGGAATCGTCATGGGCAGTGAGTCGGACCGTCCGACGATGCAGCGCTGCTGCGAAGTCCTGGAAGGCTATGGCATCAGTTATGAAGTCGTGGTCCGCTCGGCGCATCGTGACCCCGAAGGCTGTCGCCAGTGGGCGACGCAGGCCGAAGGCCGTGGGCTCAAGGTGCTGATCGCCGCCGCCGGCGGGGCCGCGCATCTTCCCGGGGTGGTGGCGGCCTGGAGCCTGCTCCCGGTGATCGGCGTGCCGATGTCCGGTGGCGCCTTGGGCGGGCTCGACGCGCTGCTATCGATGGCCCAGATGCCGGCTGGGATCCCGGTGGCAACGGTGGCGATCGGAGAGGCCGGCGCGAGAAACGCGGCCCACCTCGCCACCGGCATCCTGGCGCTCAACGACCCGGGCGCGCGCGCGAAGCTGATCAAGCGACGGGAGGCTAACCGGTCGCCTAAGCCCTCCTAA
- the purD gene encoding phosphoribosylamine--glycine ligase has product MNVLVVGAGAREHALTWKALQSPLTNSVYCAPGNAATAAIAVNTGIQATDVGGIVRFVHERDVRLTVIGPEASVAAGLADRLAAVDRLVFGPTAAAGRIESSKAFAKSLMARAGVATPAHQVFDDPARAKDFVRGERRAFVVKADGLAKGKGTLVPRDADETLECIDELMLRKTVGAAADRIILEEKIDGREVSVMAMVDGDRVVPLPPACDYKRALDDDKGPNTGGMGGYSPVGFFGPADVESAITAVLDPVVKILREEGTPYRGCLYAGLMVGPAGVQVLEFNARFGDPEAQVVLPRLDGDLIPLLEATARGALAEVKATWSGRSSVGVVLASRGYPGTYQSGFPIDGLGTIERDVFAFHAGTAASPGGYTTAGGRVLTLVALGDSMADARDRAYRNVDRVRFEGMAYRHDLALREVESTVVP; this is encoded by the coding sequence ATGAACGTCCTCGTCGTGGGGGCCGGCGCGCGCGAGCACGCCCTCACGTGGAAAGCGCTGCAGAGTCCGCTGACCAACTCGGTCTATTGCGCCCCTGGCAACGCGGCCACGGCGGCGATCGCTGTCAATACGGGGATCCAGGCCACGGACGTCGGCGGCATCGTGCGGTTTGTCCACGAGCGCGACGTGCGCCTGACGGTGATCGGTCCGGAAGCGTCTGTCGCGGCCGGACTCGCCGACCGCCTGGCGGCCGTGGACCGGCTGGTCTTCGGCCCAACGGCCGCCGCCGGGCGGATCGAGAGCAGCAAGGCGTTTGCCAAGTCGCTGATGGCGCGGGCAGGCGTCGCCACCCCGGCGCATCAGGTCTTCGACGATCCGGCCCGGGCGAAGGATTTCGTACGCGGCGAGCGCCGGGCCTTCGTCGTGAAAGCCGATGGGCTCGCCAAGGGCAAGGGGACGCTGGTGCCACGCGATGCGGACGAGACGCTGGAATGCATCGACGAGCTGATGCTGCGCAAGACCGTCGGTGCAGCGGCCGACCGGATCATCCTCGAGGAGAAGATCGACGGCCGCGAGGTTTCCGTGATGGCGATGGTCGACGGGGATCGCGTCGTCCCGCTGCCGCCGGCGTGCGACTACAAGCGGGCCTTGGACGACGATAAAGGGCCGAACACCGGCGGTATGGGCGGGTATTCGCCGGTCGGCTTCTTCGGCCCGGCCGACGTGGAGAGCGCCATCACCGCGGTGCTCGATCCGGTGGTCAAGATCCTCCGGGAGGAGGGCACGCCGTACCGCGGCTGTCTTTATGCCGGGCTGATGGTGGGTCCAGCCGGCGTCCAGGTGCTCGAGTTCAATGCGCGCTTCGGGGACCCCGAGGCGCAGGTCGTCCTGCCTCGCCTCGACGGCGATCTGATCCCCCTGCTCGAGGCCACGGCACGCGGCGCGCTCGCCGAGGTCAAAGCAACCTGGTCCGGCCGGTCGAGCGTCGGCGTCGTCCTCGCCTCCCGTGGCTATCCGGGGACCTATCAGAGCGGCTTCCCGATCGATGGCCTGGGCACCATCGAGCGCGACGTCTTTGCCTTCCATGCCGGGACGGCGGCCAGTCCTGGGGGATATACCACAGCCGGTGGGCGGGTCCTGACCCTGGTCGCGCTCGGCGATTCGATGGCGGACGCCCGCGACCGCGCCTACCGCAACGTCGATCGGGTCCGTTTCGAGGGCATGGCCTATCGGCACGACCTGGCGTTACGTGAAGTCGAATCGACGGTGGTGCCATGA
- the guaA gene encoding glutamine-hydrolyzing GMP synthase produces MAPQDLVLVLDFGSQYSQLIARRVREAGVYCELIPGTTPWETIRSRAPKALILSGGPASVYEDGAPRCDPAALSAGVPVLGICYGMQLLAYQLGGRVAPAGKREYGPASVRIQEPARLFHELPSELPVWMSHGDTILEAPAGFRRLAESENSTIAAMADEVGRYGIAFHPEVIHTPQGREILRNFLYRVAGCRGTWKPAAFIEEATRAIREQVGDGRVLCALSGGVDSAVCATLVHRAIPGQLTCLIVDNGLLRRDERRRVEDVMQRHLGIDLKAVDATDQFLDVLRGIVDPEEKRRRIGATFISVFEREAAALTGIDFLAQGTLYPDVIESTSHDTHNAHRIKTHHNVGGLPADLRFKLVEPLRYLFKDEVRAIGLELGLPDDMVYRQPFPGPGLAVRIIGDVTRERLDTLRAADWIVVDEIKAAGLYRSLWQSFAILTPLQSVGVMGDYRTYGNVVALRAVQSEDGMTADWARLPYEVLAKISTRIVNEVPGVNRVVYDISSKPPSTIEWE; encoded by the coding sequence GTGGCGCCACAGGATCTGGTGCTCGTCCTCGATTTCGGGTCGCAATACAGCCAGCTGATCGCGAGGCGGGTCCGCGAGGCCGGTGTCTATTGCGAGTTGATCCCCGGCACCACCCCCTGGGAGACGATCCGCTCGCGTGCGCCCAAGGCGCTCATCCTTTCCGGCGGACCGGCCAGCGTCTACGAAGATGGTGCGCCCCGCTGCGATCCGGCGGCGCTCAGCGCCGGCGTTCCTGTCCTCGGCATCTGCTACGGCATGCAGCTACTCGCCTATCAGCTCGGCGGCAGGGTCGCGCCAGCCGGCAAACGCGAATACGGACCGGCCAGCGTACGCATCCAGGAGCCCGCTCGGCTCTTTCACGAGCTGCCTTCGGAGCTGCCGGTTTGGATGAGCCATGGCGACACCATCCTCGAAGCGCCCGCGGGGTTTCGCCGGTTGGCGGAGTCCGAGAACTCGACGATCGCCGCGATGGCCGACGAGGTCGGGCGCTACGGGATTGCCTTCCATCCCGAAGTCATCCACACACCCCAGGGGCGGGAGATCCTGCGCAACTTTCTGTATCGAGTGGCCGGCTGTCGCGGCACCTGGAAGCCGGCGGCCTTCATCGAGGAGGCGACCCGGGCTATCCGCGAGCAGGTCGGGGACGGACGGGTGCTCTGCGCCCTCTCGGGAGGCGTCGACTCGGCCGTCTGCGCGACGCTCGTCCACCGCGCCATTCCGGGGCAGTTGACGTGCCTCATCGTTGACAATGGGCTGCTCCGTCGTGACGAGCGGCGGCGGGTGGAAGACGTCATGCAGCGTCATCTCGGCATCGACCTCAAGGCCGTCGATGCCACTGACCAGTTCCTCGATGTGCTGCGGGGTATTGTCGATCCGGAGGAGAAGCGGCGGCGCATTGGGGCCACCTTCATCAGCGTCTTCGAGCGCGAGGCGGCCGCGCTCACCGGCATCGACTTCCTCGCGCAGGGAACGCTCTATCCCGATGTGATCGAGAGCACCAGCCACGATACCCACAATGCGCACCGCATCAAGACGCACCACAACGTCGGCGGCCTCCCCGCTGACCTTCGGTTCAAACTGGTCGAGCCGCTGCGCTACCTGTTCAAGGACGAAGTCCGGGCCATCGGCCTGGAGCTCGGCCTGCCGGACGACATGGTGTATCGTCAGCCGTTTCCGGGTCCGGGGCTGGCGGTCCGCATCATCGGCGACGTGACCCGCGAACGGCTGGACACTCTCCGAGCCGCCGATTGGATCGTCGTCGACGAGATCAAGGCGGCCGGCCTCTATCGATCGCTCTGGCAGTCGTTTGCCATCCTGACCCCGTTGCAGAGCGTGGGAGTGATGGGCGACTACCGTACCTACGGCAACGTGGTTGCGCTGCGGGCAGTGCAAAGCGAAGACGGGATGACCGCCGACTGGGCGCGCTTACCGTACGAGGTGTTGGCGAAGATCTCGACCCGCATCGTCAACGAGGTTCCGGGCGTCAACCGCGTCGTCTACGACATCTCCTCGAAGCCGCCGTCGACCATCGAATGGGAATGA
- a CDS encoding GuaB3 family IMP dehydrogenase-related protein produces the protein MSVRAPLKPSAFEAGETVELGRFKRARRAYGFDEVALVPGRVTINPQEVDSSFELGSLRLAVPILAAAMDGVVDVRFAVEMGRLGGMAVLNLDGLQTRYADPTSVLQEIAEAPRERINALLQKVYQAPVREQLIGERITAVKRAQVPVGVSSVPAHASRRAGLVQEAGADCLVVQGTVLTARHISRSYEQLSFEKLCAGLSIPVVAGNCVDYETALELMQTGIAGILVGVGPGAACTTRGVLGVGVPQVTATSDVAAARETWLHESGHRVQVITDGGMRVGGDIAKAFASGADAVMVGSIFAGTTDAAGGGYHWGMATPDPNLPRGTRIKVGRRGTLREVLLGPARVDDGTQNLVGALRSAMGVCGARDLREFQQTELVIAPAIQNEGKLFQQAQQVGMGT, from the coding sequence ATGAGTGTGCGTGCGCCCCTGAAACCCTCGGCCTTCGAGGCCGGCGAGACGGTCGAGTTGGGCCGCTTCAAGCGGGCCCGCCGTGCCTACGGGTTCGACGAGGTCGCCCTGGTTCCCGGCCGGGTGACGATCAATCCCCAGGAAGTGGACAGCAGCTTCGAGCTTGGCTCGCTTCGCCTCGCCGTCCCGATCCTGGCGGCGGCCATGGACGGCGTCGTCGACGTGCGATTCGCCGTTGAGATGGGCCGTCTCGGCGGCATGGCGGTGCTCAACCTCGATGGGCTCCAGACCCGTTACGCGGACCCCACGAGCGTGCTGCAGGAGATCGCCGAGGCCCCGCGCGAGCGCATCAACGCCCTCCTGCAAAAGGTTTACCAGGCACCGGTTCGCGAACAGCTGATCGGCGAGCGGATCACAGCCGTCAAGCGCGCCCAGGTTCCGGTGGGTGTCTCGAGCGTGCCCGCGCACGCCTCACGGCGGGCGGGACTGGTGCAGGAAGCCGGCGCCGATTGCCTGGTGGTCCAGGGGACCGTGCTGACCGCGCGGCACATCTCGCGCTCCTACGAGCAGCTCTCGTTCGAGAAGCTCTGTGCCGGGCTGTCGATCCCGGTCGTCGCCGGCAACTGTGTCGACTACGAGACGGCGTTGGAGCTGATGCAAACCGGCATCGCCGGCATCCTGGTCGGTGTCGGTCCGGGGGCCGCGTGCACGACCCGTGGCGTGCTCGGCGTCGGCGTGCCGCAGGTGACCGCGACCAGCGACGTCGCCGCCGCGCGCGAAACCTGGCTCCACGAGAGCGGTCACCGGGTCCAGGTCATTACCGACGGTGGGATGCGGGTGGGCGGTGACATCGCCAAGGCGTTTGCCTCCGGGGCCGATGCGGTGATGGTCGGGTCCATCTTTGCCGGGACGACGGATGCGGCGGGTGGTGGCTACCACTGGGGGATGGCGACGCCCGACCCCAACCTCCCTCGTGGCACCCGCATCAAGGTTGGCCGTCGCGGAACTCTCCGCGAGGTCTTGCTCGGGCCGGCGCGCGTCGACGACGGAACCCAGAACCTGGTCGGCGCGTTGCGCTCGGCGATGGGCGTGTGCGGGGCCCGCGATTTGCGCGAGTTCCAGCAGACCGAGCTGGTCATCGCCCCGGCGATCCAGAACGAGGGCAAGCTCTTCCAGCAGGCGCAGCAAGTGGGTATGGGGACATAG